The Citrus sinensis cultivar Valencia sweet orange chromosome 4, DVS_A1.0, whole genome shotgun sequence DNA segment CTTTTATATATAACCGCATGCGCATGCACAGTTCTTAAATATTTGTGGCTGTAGtgaaatttattagataaatttGCAGGCGTTATTTTACTGTGATAAAAACTTTCATATTGTCCTATAAATAGCCTCTAGGGCTCGCCATTTTTAGCAATCTATCCACACAcagaaaatgatagaaaatatGGAGGAAAAAGGAAGCAACAGCCATGTCAAAAGACAAAAGGGTGGCATGATCACCATGCCCTTCATTTTTTGTaagcttttaaaatatgtgtGGTTTATACAAagcttcttgttcttcttgattcaaatttctttttattcattacTTACATTTACGAGGGTTTTATGACTTTTGTTTGCGTAGCAAATGAGGTCTGCGAGAAGTTAGCTGTGGTGGGGTTTAACACTAATATGATTAGCTACTTAACAACACAACTGCACATGCCATTAACCAAAGCTGCCAACACTCTCACCAACTTTGGAGGAACCGGCAGCTTGACTCCGTTGATCGGAGCCTTCGTCGCCGATGCTTACGCCGGTCGCTTTTGGACTATAACTATAGCTTCCATCATTTatcaaattgtaattaataaactactctctctctctctctctctctctctctcttccccatcaaaagaaaaaaatttcgtCAATTATATTTCCAagttaattaatgtaaaatatatgcacatgtttctctaaaaaataattgtttctcTAACATATATGTACATGTTTCTGAAAATGAGTTTAtgattttttctattttttgtaACGTTCTACTTTATTAATGTAATCAGGGAATGATTTGCTTGACAATCTCAGCAATTCTACCAAAACTAAGGCCACCGCCATGTGAAGGTGAACAAGTTTGCCAAGAAGCTAATAAAGGACAGGTAGCAATCTTATATGTCTCCCTTCTCCTCGCTGCTATCGGGTCGGGTGGAATCCGACCCTGTGTGGTGGCATTTGGCGCGGACCAATTTGACGAGACGGACCCCAAACAAGCAACAAAGACAtggaaatattttaattggtattaTTTTGTCATGGGGGCAGCAATACTAGTGGCTGTGACAGTtcttgtttatattcaagATAATATTGGATGGGGATGGGGCCTCGGTATTCCAACTTTTGCCATGTTTCTTTCAATCATTGCGTTCTTGATCGGGTACCCACTTTACCGGAACTTGGATCCGGCTGGGAGTCCGTTTACCCGGTTGTTACAAGTGTGTGTGGCAGCGTTTCGGAAAAGAAAGCTGACGATGGTCACTGatccaaaattattatatgagAATGAAGAGCTCGATGCCGCCATTTCTTTGGGTGGAAAGCTTCTTCACACTAAGCATATGAAGTAAGTCTCCCTATTTCCATATCTCTATGataaacacaaacacaagTTGCATCGAgctataatatatatttaacagaaatttttaatgggaCTAAATTTATTGGACATCAATTAATGGATTTAGTCAATAATTGATAATGATGGATGATAGAATCGTGTCATGATGTGTTTAAAAGGTTATTGAGTGCTTCTAGAGTAatgcatttcttttatattttttttttcatatgctTCAACTAAAATATATACTTATCCTATGTACACGtggtaaattataaattaatgagTCATGTTCCAAGAACACCAAAGACTTTCTTGGAATTATATATCTAATGatacatgaattaattaaaaaaaagcctAACAAATATGGTTTTTGTTGTTATACTAGTATAATTATGACTCtcaagaaattattttcattgaatGTAGAATAGGTGTGAATCTTTCTAATTTGagtattaatatatatttatagttagagatacataatttatatagtaAGAATTATTAGTGtagtataaaaattaataaagtaaattaaactaagatgtaaatttaaagaagtaataattttataagcatATAAAACTATGTATGCACGCATTAattactcattttattttgatttttaatattgttattaagTTTATGAAACATTTTGGAAGGGATATATACCACCGATTTAATCGTCACAACATTATCACCATCAGCTTTATCGTGCCGTATCATTAGTCGGAAGCAAACGAATGGTCACTCGATCAATTTGTATAAAGTGGGAATGGACCGCAATCATAGATATTGTCAATTAATCGTCATAAGCACTACATATTTGATCTCAGGCTACCTAGCTATTATAGTAAACAACAAAAGCTAGTACGTGTGCATCGCTTTGTGTCGCTTGACTTGTCACAATCACCCCATTTGTGATCCTTGAGCGCAGTGATGACACGTTTCTAAGTTGCCATCTTCTTTTTGTTCACATTGCTGTTGAgatgtatgttacaattattgtacAAAATTTGTTCACATTTCTAAATCACAGTGCAAAATTTGTTCACATTTGCCTTCAATTAATcgtcataataaaatttaaagaactccaatgaaataatcaatttgtatataaataaatttcatggGTGCACTGCAGATTTCTTGACAAGGCAGCGATTGTGACTGAAGGCGACGACCTCAAGTCACCAAATCTATGGAGACTGAACACTGTGCACCGCGTGGAGGAGCTCAAATCTGTGATCAGAATGGGACCCATTTGG contains these protein-coding regions:
- the LOC102609991 gene encoding protein NRT1/ PTR FAMILY 3.1-like produces the protein MIENMEEKGSNSHVKRQKGGMITMPFIFSNEVCEKLAVVGFNTNMISYLTTQLHMPLTKAANTLTNFGGTGSLTPLIGAFVADAYAGRFWTITIASIIYQIGMICLTISAILPKLRPPPCEGEQVCQEANKGQVAILYVSLLLAAIGSGGIRPCVVAFGADQFDETDPKQATKTWKYFNWYYFVMGAAILVAVTVLVYIQDNIGWGWGLGIPTFAMFLSIIAFLIGYPLYRNLDPAGSPFTRLLQVCVAAFRKRKLTMVTDPKLLYENEELDAAISLGGKLLHTKHMKFLDKAAIVTEGDDLKSPNLWRLNTVHRVEELKSVIRMGPIWASGILLITAYAQQSTFSLQQAKSMDRHVTKSFQIPAGSMSVFTIVSMLSTIALYDRLLIPFTRKFTGLDRGITFLHRMGIGFVISVFATLVAGLVEVKRKQAAAAHGLVDKPHTIIPISVFWLVPQYSLHGIAEAFMSIGHLEFFYDQAPESMRSTATALFWTAISVGNYFSTFLVTLVHKFSAGPNGSNWLPDNNLNKGKLEYFYWLITLLQVANLIYYIFCAKMYTFKPIQVHNKGSDSSEEEGVELGNKV